A part of Aegilops tauschii subsp. strangulata cultivar AL8/78 chromosome 2, Aet v6.0, whole genome shotgun sequence genomic DNA contains:
- the LOC141041403 gene encoding uncharacterized protein, whose product MSSNIFIAEMKSLGDELAAAGRSLSDLEMGDYILVGLDWDYDPIIVAVGAIKNSITVDDLFSKISAFDRRMEMFGDGPTGFRSSANAMYIVRGQTHTRGGRGQGNLGRGRGDRPSHSPARGGGGGGYQQRQRQPPQQQQQQHQGDYPECQICYKCHAGGARACWHLYEEDHEEKKKANLITNSYGIDTNWYADSGATEHITGELDKLTMRERYREG is encoded by the exons ATGTCAAGCAACATCTTCATCGCCGAGATGAAGAGCCTCGGTGACGAGCTAGCTGCAGCCGGTCGTTCGTTGTCTGACCTGGAGATGGGGGACTACATCCTCGTAGGGCTTGATTGGGACTATGATCCCATCATTGTTGCGGTCGGCGCTATCAAGAATTCAATTACTGTTGATGATCTCTTCTCCAAGATCTCCGCGTTTGATCGGAGGATGGAGATGTTCGGCGATGGGCCAACTGGTTTTCGCTCTTCTGCCAACGCTATGTACATAGTGCGTGGGCAAACTCACACCAGAGGAGGCCGTGGGCAAGGGAACCTTGGGCGCGGTCGTGGTGATCGCCCCTCTCACTCTCCTGctcgcggcggcggtggcggcggctatCAACAACGTCAACGACAACCACcacaacagcagcaacaacaacatcAGGGAGATTATCCTGAATGCCAAATCTGCTACAAATGCCATGCCGGCGGTGCAAGGGCCTGCTGGCATCTCTATGAGGAGGATCACGAAGAAAAGAAGAAGGCCAACCTCATCACCAACTCCTACGGGATTGATACAAATTGGTATGCAGATTCTGGAGCCACCGAGCACATCACGGGGGAACTCGACAAGTTAACGATGCGAGAAAGGTACCGCGAAG GCTGA